A genomic segment from Yimella sp. cx-51 encodes:
- the dusB gene encoding tRNA dihydrouridine synthase DusB, with protein MTTTAAAPVLAPLQIGPHTIDTPVVLAPMAGITNRAFRRLCRQYGAAGSDAGGASGSTSLYVSEMITSRALVERTPITMRLIEHDPDESPRSIQLYSVDPVTTAAAVRMLVEEDRCDHIDLNFGCPVPKVTRKGGGSALPWKTELFRGIVHNAVREASVRGIPVTVKMRKGIDDDHLTFLEAGRIAEGEGAAAVALHARTAAQAYSGTADWAAIAQLKQTVTSVPVLGNGDIWSAEDALRMVAETGCDGVVVGRGCLGRPWLFTDLAAAFAGSDHRVRPSMAQVAHTLRLHTEYLVEFYESEQKACRDIRKHIAWYLKGFRAGSHIRSHLALVDSLASLDDLLATMDLDQPWPGEAAEGQRGRAGSERRVILPEGWLDSQELSDQQRRTIAAAELDVSGG; from the coding sequence ATGACCACTACCGCAGCCGCTCCCGTCCTGGCACCGTTGCAGATCGGCCCGCACACGATCGACACCCCGGTCGTGCTCGCGCCGATGGCCGGCATCACCAATCGTGCCTTCCGTCGGCTCTGTCGGCAGTACGGCGCGGCGGGCTCGGACGCCGGTGGGGCCAGCGGGTCGACCAGTCTCTACGTCAGCGAGATGATCACCTCGCGGGCGCTGGTGGAGCGCACGCCGATCACGATGCGGTTGATCGAACACGACCCCGACGAATCGCCGCGATCGATCCAGCTCTACAGCGTCGATCCGGTGACCACGGCGGCGGCTGTGCGGATGCTCGTGGAAGAAGACCGATGCGATCACATCGATCTCAATTTCGGGTGCCCCGTCCCGAAGGTGACGCGCAAGGGCGGCGGCTCGGCGTTGCCGTGGAAGACCGAGCTCTTCCGTGGCATCGTCCACAACGCGGTGCGCGAGGCGTCAGTGCGTGGCATCCCCGTCACGGTGAAGATGCGCAAGGGCATCGACGACGATCACCTGACCTTCCTGGAAGCCGGTCGCATCGCTGAGGGTGAGGGCGCTGCCGCAGTGGCCCTGCATGCTCGGACGGCCGCACAGGCCTACTCCGGCACCGCAGACTGGGCGGCCATCGCGCAGCTGAAGCAGACCGTCACCAGCGTCCCGGTGCTCGGCAACGGCGACATCTGGTCGGCCGAGGACGCTCTGCGCATGGTGGCGGAGACCGGCTGCGACGGCGTCGTGGTTGGTCGAGGGTGCCTCGGGCGTCCGTGGTTGTTCACCGACCTGGCTGCGGCCTTTGCCGGTTCCGATCACCGGGTGCGTCCCTCGATGGCGCAGGTGGCTCACACGCTGCGGCTGCACACCGAGTACCTCGTGGAGTTCTACGAGTCGGAGCAGAAGGCCTGCCGCGACATCCGCAAGCACATCGCTTGGTACCTCAAGGGCTTCCGGGCGGGCTCACACATCCGTTCGCACCTCGCACTCGTCGACAGCCTGGCGTCGCTGGACGACCTGCTCGCCACCATGGACCTCGACCAGCCCTGGCCGGGTGAGGCCGCAGAGGGTCAGCGCGGCCGTGCCGGGTCGGAGCGACGGGTCATCCTGCCCGAGGGCTGGCTGGACAGCCAGGAACTCTCCGACCAGCAGCGCCGCACGATCGCCGCGGCCGAGTTGGACGTCTCCGGGGGCTGA
- a CDS encoding deoxyguanosinetriphosphate triphosphohydrolase gives MSAHELNDYGAPDRQRFVSEDPAQKSADRDDFARDRARVLHSAALRRLAAKTQVLQPDSDDFIRNRLTHSLEVAQIGREIASALGCSADVVDTACLAHDLGHPPYGHNGERALDAVAEHIGGFEGNAQTFRLLTRIEAKRSTPQGRSVGLNLTRASLDAASKYPWTRSAGPYPTPKFGCYADDLDIFEWVRSSAPTGGGRRCLEAQVMDWADDVAYSVHDVEDGVTSGLIDLRVLGSPKEIDDLAGLARELYAPHLPHELLVNAASELRDSGAVPLERHAGRASVSALKDMTSRLIGWFVREAVRATRVQYGAGRLLRYDADLVVPDAVLAECVLLKATAARYVMLTDERGLLMARQRDELTALVELVAGRPDLLDPVFAEDHHAAADDGARLRVVIDQVASMTDLRARAMTLAHL, from the coding sequence ATGAGTGCGCACGAGCTGAACGACTACGGCGCGCCCGACCGGCAGCGATTCGTCAGTGAAGATCCCGCCCAGAAGAGTGCCGACCGCGACGACTTCGCCCGAGACCGGGCGCGCGTACTGCACTCGGCGGCCCTTCGGCGACTGGCAGCCAAAACGCAAGTGCTGCAGCCGGATTCGGACGACTTCATCCGCAACCGGTTGACCCACTCGCTCGAGGTGGCCCAGATCGGGCGCGAGATCGCGTCGGCCCTCGGGTGCAGTGCCGATGTGGTCGACACCGCGTGCCTCGCACACGATCTCGGCCATCCGCCGTACGGACACAACGGCGAGCGGGCGCTCGATGCCGTCGCCGAACACATCGGTGGTTTCGAAGGCAACGCCCAGACGTTCCGGCTACTGACCCGCATCGAAGCCAAACGCTCCACCCCACAGGGCCGTTCAGTCGGACTCAACCTCACGCGAGCCAGTCTCGACGCCGCCTCGAAATACCCGTGGACGAGGTCGGCGGGGCCGTACCCGACGCCGAAGTTCGGTTGTTATGCCGACGATCTCGACATCTTCGAGTGGGTGCGGTCGTCCGCGCCCACCGGTGGTGGTCGACGCTGCTTGGAGGCGCAGGTCATGGACTGGGCCGACGACGTCGCCTATTCCGTGCACGACGTCGAGGACGGTGTCACCTCCGGCCTCATCGATCTGCGGGTGCTCGGGTCGCCGAAGGAGATCGACGACCTCGCCGGTCTGGCCCGTGAGCTGTACGCCCCGCACCTACCGCACGAGTTGTTGGTGAACGCAGCCTCCGAACTCCGCGACAGCGGGGCGGTGCCCCTGGAGCGTCACGCCGGACGAGCATCCGTCTCGGCGCTGAAGGACATGACCAGCCGGTTGATCGGCTGGTTCGTCCGGGAAGCGGTGCGCGCCACGCGCGTCCAGTACGGCGCGGGACGCCTGCTGCGTTACGACGCCGATCTGGTGGTGCCGGACGCCGTGCTCGCCGAGTGCGTCCTGCTGAAGGCCACGGCTGCTCGCTACGTGATGCTGACCGACGAGCGCGGACTGCTCATGGCGCGGCAGCGCGACGAACTCACCGCTCTGGTTGAACTCGTCGCGGGTCGTCCCGATCTACTCGATCCGGTGTTTGCCGAGGACCATCACGCGGCGGCTGATGACGGCGCGAGGTTGCGGGTGGTCATCGACCAGGTGGCCTCCATGACCGACCTACGCGCTCGGGCGATGACGCTGGCCCACCTGTGA
- a CDS encoding DUF3806 domain-containing protein: MNADAPRVEELDTRSRITLREWLGDATRLGIDLDSPDSIERAYERYVDEVLATPEEERVDPTPTLTAIAIAMGEYIRRNSDAEWRIVTDEQGRDLSLSMAHETQILFPIDPVADSWAAQARGWLVEFVRAAIQMFKDGR, translated from the coding sequence ATGAACGCTGACGCGCCGCGGGTCGAGGAACTCGACACCCGCTCGCGGATCACGCTGCGGGAGTGGCTCGGGGACGCCACCCGGCTCGGCATCGACCTCGATTCGCCCGATTCGATCGAGCGCGCCTACGAGCGCTATGTCGACGAGGTGCTGGCCACGCCGGAGGAGGAGCGCGTCGATCCGACGCCGACGCTGACCGCCATTGCCATCGCGATGGGTGAATACATCCGGCGCAACAGTGACGCGGAGTGGCGCATCGTCACTGACGAGCAAGGCCGCGATCTCTCCCTCAGCATGGCGCACGAGACACAGATCCTCTTCCCGATCGATCCCGTCGCCGACAGTTGGGCGGCGCAGGCCCGCGGCTGGTTGGTCGAGTTCGTCCGGGCTGCCATCCAGATGTTCAAGGACGGCCGATGA
- a CDS encoding sulfurtransferase — MSPTRRTRPLVSAGRLAQVMAENGRPPVLLDARWKLGEPSQRAEYDRAHLPGAQWIEFEDVLSGAPGEGGRHPMPDRMVFEAAMQAAGVDEDHPVVIYDQANSLAASRAWWLLKYFGHNDVHVLDGGLDAWVRAGQELTDVVNDIAPGNFVATPGCTSLLLAEEAADVAYRSVLLDARPADRFRGENEVIDPVAGHIPGAVSMPALVNVRADGRFLPSDDLAMRFTAAGIRPDSEVGVYCGSGVQATHLALALEDSGLQTRTGVYIGSWSHWITDPERPVSTGSEGVTAGL, encoded by the coding sequence ATGAGCCCCACACGCAGGACACGTCCGTTGGTGAGTGCCGGGCGCCTGGCCCAGGTCATGGCCGAGAATGGGCGCCCTCCGGTGCTGTTGGACGCTCGCTGGAAACTGGGCGAACCCTCGCAACGTGCGGAGTACGACCGCGCTCACCTGCCCGGAGCCCAATGGATCGAGTTCGAGGACGTGCTCAGCGGCGCACCGGGCGAAGGCGGCCGCCATCCGATGCCGGATCGCATGGTCTTCGAGGCTGCGATGCAGGCGGCAGGCGTCGATGAAGACCACCCGGTCGTGATCTACGACCAGGCCAACTCGCTCGCCGCCAGCCGCGCTTGGTGGTTGCTGAAGTACTTCGGCCACAACGACGTCCACGTGCTCGACGGCGGTCTGGACGCCTGGGTGCGCGCCGGCCAGGAACTCACCGATGTGGTCAACGACATCGCGCCCGGCAATTTCGTGGCCACCCCGGGATGCACCTCGCTCCTGCTCGCCGAGGAGGCCGCCGACGTCGCCTACCGCTCCGTGCTGCTCGACGCCCGCCCGGCCGATCGCTTCCGCGGCGAGAACGAAGTGATCGATCCCGTCGCCGGACACATCCCCGGTGCGGTATCGATGCCCGCCTTGGTCAACGTCCGTGCCGACGGCCGCTTTTTGCCCTCGGACGATCTGGCGATGCGCTTCACCGCCGCCGGCATCCGTCCCGACTCCGAGGTGGGGGTCTACTGCGGTTCCGGCGTGCAGGCCACGCATCTGGCGCTCGCTCTTGAAGACAGCGGCCTGCAGACGCGCACCGGGGTCTACATCGGCTCATGGTCGCACTGGATCACCGACCCGGAACGACCGGTGAGCACCGGCTCCGAAGGAGTCACAGCTGGGCTGTGA
- a CDS encoding DUF6703 family protein produces the protein MSSRPEVSVSPLRAKIQHASDPALQRLSRFPVAAMVAIVLVLVIAGAVLGGVLGALMILVVAGFAGWLAYLAWPRLETPERLMRLAPIALLLAVALVAGVSHQLLV, from the coding sequence GTGTCATCCCGTCCCGAGGTTTCGGTCTCACCTCTTCGCGCCAAGATCCAACATGCGAGCGACCCTGCGCTGCAACGACTTTCGCGCTTCCCGGTGGCTGCCATGGTGGCCATCGTCCTGGTGCTCGTCATCGCCGGGGCGGTGCTCGGCGGCGTTCTCGGCGCCCTGATGATCCTCGTGGTCGCTGGATTCGCCGGATGGCTCGCCTACCTGGCCTGGCCCCGCCTGGAGACGCCCGAGCGCCTCATGCGACTGGCACCCATCGCCCTGCTGCTTGCGGTCGCCCTGGTCGCCGGAGTGTCACACCAACTGCTCGTTTGA
- a CDS encoding DUF2277 domain-containing protein, whose translation MCRNIRPLNNFEPPATDDEVYAAALQYVRKIAGTTKPSSANQQAFDEAVDQIAHISRHLIDALVTTAPPKNRDVEAAKARARAQARYGA comes from the coding sequence ATGTGCCGCAACATCCGCCCGCTGAACAACTTCGAGCCGCCGGCCACCGACGACGAGGTGTACGCCGCCGCGCTGCAGTACGTGCGCAAGATTGCCGGCACGACCAAGCCGTCGTCGGCCAACCAGCAGGCCTTCGACGAGGCCGTCGACCAGATCGCGCACATCAGCCGTCACCTCATCGACGCACTGGTGACCACCGCGCCGCCGAAGAACCGTGACGTGGAGGCGGCCAAGGCGCGTGCTCGTGCACAGGCCCGATACGGAGCATGA